A part of Triplophysa dalaica isolate WHDGS20190420 chromosome 17, ASM1584641v1, whole genome shotgun sequence genomic DNA contains:
- the si:dkey-191m6.4 gene encoding rho GTPase-activating protein 22 isoform X3 yields MMEVDMMIRVPDNPQAALGQDGLYQIPGCIPLKGSQVNELTTNPEEPGRHLFEIVPAGEKDKAAISHESFLLMANSQSDMDDWVKTIRRAIWAPFGGGKFGQHLEDTVLYERKFGPRLAPLIVEQCVDFIREQGLDEEGLFRMPGQANLVKDLQEAFDCGDKPQFDSNTDVHTVASLLKLYLRELPEPVIPFSKYENFLSCAQLLAKDEEEGTQKLGKLVKTLPVANYNLLKYICKFLDEVQSYSHENKMGVQNLATVFGPNILRPKKEDPETIMEGTTLVQHLMTVLISKHDHLYIEKDSEMPQSQAEVRFQGQQRQQTNMVDWISEEDLHPCPPTGKNANPNDSSSNNSASSVDASQASFTSKSVPQGKGDTAVSPSKQAKTLPGWKYSFKGSPPRPQSAKVGGSTVDVSTASSGNWLMNGLSSLRGHRRTSSGERSRDSGSSQRLSTYDNVTSSSSLGSVLSIESTPLSTSSCEISVPHSGSDPLGTDSRTEDSLQSGISFQETAQSEEDMKLTMKEEGKISVENSAGSLPCSDNGNLASIIRVVDEGTVESHSSPSGEVAELKEELREQQQVYESRIKKLEESSAAMCSQMERLEQEIEQERKRKKMLEIKLRNSERAREDAENRNCLLEKEMEDFFSTLGDLALGSHTSDI; encoded by the exons cTGGTGAGAAAGACAAGGCAGCGATAAGCCATGAATCCTTTCTACTCATGGCAAACTCCCAGAGTGACATGGACGACTGGGTGAAGACCATTAGGCGGGCCATTTGGGCTCCGTTCGGAGGAG GGAAATTTGGGCAGCATTTGGAGGACACCGTCCTGTACGAAAGGAAGTTTGGTCCTCGCCTCGCGCCTCTTATAGTTGAGCAGTGTGTGGACTTCATCAGGGAACAGGGACTCGATGAAGAAGGTCTGTTCCGGATGCCAGGTCAAGCCAATCTAGTGAAGGATCTTCAGGAGGCCTTTGATTGTGGAGATAAACCCCAGTTTGACAG cAACACTGATGTGCACACTGTGGCTTCCCTGCTAAAGCTGTACCTCAGAGAACTGCCCGAGCCAGTCATTCCTTTCTCTAAATATGAGAACTTCCTCTCTTGCGCTCAGCTCCTGGCAAAAGATGAGGAAGAA GGAACACAAAAATTGGGAAAGCTAGTGAAGACCCTTCCAGTTGCAAATTACAACCTCTTGAAATACATATGCAA ATTTCTGGATGAAGTGCAGTCTTACTCGCATGAAAACAAAATGGGTGTGCAGAATTTGGCCACCGTGTTTGGACCAAATATCCTTCGTCCTAAAAAGGAGGACCCGGAAACTATTATGGAAG GGACCACCCTTGTTCAGCATCTCATGACAGTACTTATTAGTAAACATGATCACCTCTATATTGAAAAAGACTCTGAAATGCCTCAGTCCCAGGCGGAAGTAAGATTCCAAGGACAACAACGTCAGCAAACCAACATGGTTGACTGGATCTCTGAGGAGGACCTCCATCCCTGCCCACCCACAGGGAAGAATGCTAACCCAAATGACAGTTCTTCCAATAACAGTGCCTCATCTGTAGATGCCTCCCAGGCATCTTTCACCTCCAAGTCCGTTCCTCAGGGAAAGGGGGACACAGCTGTCAGTCCTAGTAAGCAGGCTAAGACCCTGCCTGGGTGGAAGTACTCTTTCAAAGGTTCCCCTCCTCGTCCACAGTCTGCCAAAGTCGGTGGTTCCACAGTGGACGTGTCCACCGCTTCCAGTGGGAACTGGCTCATGAATGGGCTGTCGTCACTTCGGGGACATAGACGTACCTCCTCTGGAGAACGCTCTAGAGATTCTGGTTCCTCTCAGAGACTGTCTACTTATGACAACGTAACATCTTCATCAAGTTTGGGTAGCGTGTTGAGTATAGAAAGCACACCATTGTCCACCTCTTCTTGTGAGATATCCGTTCCCCATTCAGGGAGTGACCCATTGGGTACAGACTCAAGGACAGAGGACAGTCTGCAGTCAGGAATAAGTTTTCAGGAAACAGCACAATCTGAGGAAGACATGAAGCTCACCATGAAAGAGGAGGGTAAAATCAGTGTGGAGAACAGTGCAGGCAGTCTGCCCTGCAGTGACAATGGAAACTTAGCATCCATCATTAGAGTTGTGGATGAAGGCACAGTGGAAAGCCACTCATCTCCGTCCGGCGAGGTGGCAGAGCTGAAAGAAGAACTGAGAGAGCAGCAACAAGTGTATGAATCTAGAATTAAAAA GTTGGAAGAGTCAAGTGCAGCCATGTGTTCTCAGATGGAGAGACTCGAGCAAGAGATAGAACaggaaaggaaaagaaaaaaaatgcttgaGATCAAACTCCGGAACTCTGAACGGGCCCGTGAAGACGCAGAAAATCGCAATTGCCTCCTTGAAAAAGAAATGGAAGATTTCTTTTCCACACTTGGGGACCTGGCTCTTGGAAGCCATACGAGTGACATTTAA